Proteins encoded by one window of Shewanella avicenniae:
- a CDS encoding LabA-like NYN domain-containing protein translates to MEKVALLVDVQNVYYTARQAYRRNFDYNRFWALATHGREVVAAFAYAIDRGDSKQREFQNILRAIGFEVKLKPFIQRADGSAKGDWDVGITIDALEQTKDADVVVLVSGDGDFEPLVQTLRKNHHKSVELYGVPSLTAAAVAHAANSFIAIDEQLLL, encoded by the coding sequence ATGGAAAAAGTTGCTCTACTCGTTGATGTTCAAAATGTGTATTACACCGCGCGCCAAGCGTATCGCCGTAACTTTGATTACAACCGTTTTTGGGCGCTAGCCACTCATGGACGAGAAGTTGTGGCTGCATTTGCGTATGCGATTGACCGCGGCGATTCCAAACAGCGAGAATTTCAAAATATCCTGCGGGCAATTGGTTTTGAGGTAAAACTTAAGCCGTTTATTCAACGCGCTGATGGTTCGGCCAAAGGCGATTGGGACGTGGGCATCACCATTGATGCATTAGAGCAAACCAAAGACGCTGATGTGGTGGTGTTGGTCTCTGGCGATGGTGATTTTGAGCCGCTGGTACAAACGCTGCGCAAAAACCATCACAAATCAGTCGAGCTATATGGCGTGCCATCGCTGACCGCAGCTGCTGTGGCTCATGCTGCAAACAGTTTTATCGCCATTGATGAACAGCTGTTGCTGTAG
- a CDS encoding DUF6538 domain-containing protein — protein MSFMAQPIRDKKSGIFYTRVSVPLDIKDAFCRSEVKHSLRTRDPKKAAKLHAIQYAEFMAEFDAFRRRQQTLNTKTSKHKHAYDELTRFDVAILAARFYKAEYEKIVRNTSYTVLGKLTNNLFKSNGFNKAGVRKS, from the coding sequence ATGAGTTTTATGGCACAACCGATTCGCGATAAAAAGTCTGGTATTTTCTACACGCGTGTTAGCGTTCCTTTAGATATTAAGGATGCTTTTTGCCGCTCAGAAGTTAAACACTCCCTTAGAACGCGAGACCCCAAAAAGGCTGCAAAACTTCACGCTATTCAATACGCTGAGTTTATGGCTGAATTTGATGCTTTCAGACGCAGACAACAGACTTTAAATACCAAAACAAGCAAACATAAACACGCATATGACGAGTTAACTCGCTTTGATGTGGCCATTCTTGCAGCTCGGTTTTACAAGGCTGAATATGAAAAGATTGTGCGCAACACCAGTTATACAGTCTTAGGGAAGCTTACAAACAATCTTTTTAAGTCTAACGGCTTTAACAAAGCGGGCGTTAGAAAGTCTTAG
- a CDS encoding methyl-accepting chemotaxis protein: MDFQWLGNLSIKSKFLLVILPPFILATMFGILDINSNVTHAMSTKRVIALSNLVKVNSNLVHELQKERGMSAGFIGSKGSSFADALPTQRNQTDVQAANFAEYLQSNTFIPQIQSRIIEIKSELQKLGSIRQQVSALQISVPEEVAYYSKLNQLLLSVIDLVAKTGEDKDIAVESAAFSVYLQMKERAGIERAVLSSTFGQNGFKPNMFTRFVTLVSEQNSFQSRFIALGAEASVSQYQQLLLDPKFEDVEAFRKIALAQNAEQIAAQSAEKWFAASTARIELLRKFEVELQQKLTGHSESVYNQLITKAWTQGCAIVGSLLLIVFVSYLIISNLLSRLKILYVGIIHTKTNFDMTTRLALKGTDELGQISVAIDSMLADFDNVIAAVRTNSDTLNRAVGQMNNYSTQLSRNVEIGHGEAEQVASAMTEMSSTVQEIATSAVKVTDASKVASQEAKAGNLEVGRTADAIGELAQEIEFASNSIQQLDTDIHGIVGLLAEINGIAEQTNLLALNAAIEAARAGEMGRGFAVVADEVRNLAQRSQSSTEHIRKMTDRLKLGAQNAVSAIAKGQQRAEASVVEANRAGEELYKIVAHVESIESMNEQIAAATHQQSVVSDEVNRNALKISDTYSSTKQVAEEFMELNKQLLKDAEHLRQQVAKFKTSIN; the protein is encoded by the coding sequence ATGGACTTCCAATGGTTAGGTAATCTATCAATTAAGAGTAAATTCCTACTCGTTATTCTTCCTCCCTTCATATTGGCGACCATGTTTGGCATTTTAGATATCAATAGCAATGTTACCCATGCCATGAGCACAAAGCGGGTGATTGCTTTGTCTAACTTGGTCAAAGTAAACAGTAATTTAGTTCACGAGCTACAAAAAGAACGTGGCATGAGTGCGGGGTTTATTGGCTCAAAAGGCAGTTCATTCGCAGACGCGTTGCCAACGCAGCGTAATCAAACAGATGTTCAAGCCGCCAATTTTGCCGAATACTTGCAATCAAATACTTTCATTCCTCAAATCCAGTCTCGTATCATTGAGATTAAATCTGAGCTGCAGAAATTGGGCTCGATTCGCCAACAGGTGTCGGCGCTGCAAATCTCCGTTCCCGAGGAGGTAGCCTATTATTCCAAGTTAAATCAGCTGTTGTTATCTGTGATAGATCTTGTGGCGAAGACCGGTGAGGATAAAGATATTGCAGTGGAATCGGCGGCGTTTTCAGTTTATTTGCAAATGAAAGAACGCGCAGGGATTGAGCGTGCCGTATTGAGTTCAACCTTCGGCCAAAACGGTTTTAAACCGAATATGTTTACTCGATTTGTTACTTTAGTCTCTGAGCAAAATAGCTTTCAAAGCCGTTTTATAGCATTAGGCGCTGAAGCGAGCGTTAGCCAATATCAGCAACTGTTACTCGACCCTAAATTCGAAGATGTTGAGGCATTTCGTAAAATTGCGTTAGCTCAAAATGCAGAGCAAATAGCGGCCCAATCAGCGGAAAAATGGTTTGCAGCGTCAACGGCTCGGATAGAGCTGCTGCGGAAATTTGAAGTAGAACTGCAGCAAAAACTCACAGGCCATAGTGAAAGCGTTTACAACCAGTTGATCACTAAGGCTTGGACACAAGGCTGTGCCATTGTTGGTAGCTTGTTGCTGATCGTATTCGTGAGTTACCTGATCATATCAAATCTCTTAAGCCGCCTTAAAATTCTCTACGTCGGGATTATTCACACTAAAACTAATTTTGATATGACCACAAGATTGGCGCTAAAAGGGACTGATGAGTTGGGGCAAATCTCTGTCGCAATCGACAGTATGTTAGCTGATTTTGACAATGTGATTGCCGCAGTTCGCACGAATTCTGACACCTTGAATCGCGCGGTTGGGCAGATGAATAATTATTCTACGCAACTCTCACGTAACGTAGAAATAGGTCATGGGGAAGCAGAACAAGTTGCTTCAGCAATGACGGAAATGAGTTCTACGGTGCAAGAGATCGCTACCAGTGCCGTAAAGGTTACTGATGCATCAAAAGTGGCGAGTCAAGAAGCTAAAGCAGGCAACTTGGAAGTTGGCAGAACTGCCGATGCTATCGGAGAATTGGCGCAAGAGATTGAGTTTGCCTCTAACTCAATCCAACAGCTTGATACTGATATCCATGGTATTGTCGGGCTGCTGGCTGAGATCAATGGGATTGCAGAACAAACCAACCTGCTGGCATTAAACGCAGCTATCGAAGCGGCGCGAGCAGGCGAAATGGGACGCGGATTTGCAGTGGTAGCCGACGAAGTGCGTAACCTGGCACAGAGGTCGCAGAGTTCTACTGAACATATTCGAAAAATGACGGATCGGCTTAAATTAGGTGCTCAAAATGCGGTAAGTGCCATAGCCAAAGGTCAGCAACGTGCTGAAGCGAGTGTGGTTGAGGCCAATCGGGCAGGCGAGGAACTGTATAAGATTGTTGCACATGTAGAGTCGATAGAAAGTATGAATGAACAGATTGCGGCAGCAACGCATCAACAGTCAGTGGTTTCGGATGAAGTAAACCGTAACGCGCTGAAAATAAGCGACACGTACAGTAGCACAAAACAGGTAGCGGAAGAGTTCATGGAACTCAATAAACAGCTATTAAAAGATGCAGAGCATTTGCGGCAGCAAGTCGCAAAATTTAAGACGTCGATCAATTAA
- the nadA gene encoding quinolinate synthase NadA, which translates to MPSISTFSYPFPPKPTPLSESDKAFYKAEIKQLLKQRNAVLVAHYYTDPEIQALAEETGGCVSDSLEMARFGKEHPAATLIVAGVKFMGETAKILSPEKTVLMPTLEATCSLDVGCPIEDFSAFCDAHPDHTVVVYANTSAAVKARADWVVTSSIALEIVEHLDAEDKKIIWGPDRHLGSYIEKQTGAEMLLWQGECIVHDEFKAKALRELKLQYPNAAVLVHPESPASVVEVADAVGSTSQLIKAAQTLPNDTFIVATDKGIFYKMQQAAPGKTLIEAPTGGNGATCRSCAHCPWMAMNGLQAIYTALASEQAKAHEIHVDEQQRTGALVPLTRMLDFASELKMQVKGNA; encoded by the coding sequence ATGCCGTCAATCTCGACTTTTAGTTATCCATTTCCGCCAAAGCCGACCCCGCTGTCTGAAAGCGACAAAGCGTTTTACAAAGCTGAAATTAAACAGCTTTTAAAACAAAGAAACGCCGTTTTAGTCGCGCATTACTATACCGATCCTGAAATCCAAGCCTTGGCTGAGGAAACAGGTGGTTGTGTATCGGATTCGCTGGAAATGGCGCGCTTTGGTAAAGAGCATCCTGCAGCGACCTTGATTGTTGCTGGGGTGAAGTTTATGGGAGAGACCGCCAAGATCCTTTCGCCCGAAAAGACAGTTTTGATGCCGACACTCGAGGCCACATGTTCATTGGATGTGGGTTGTCCCATTGAAGATTTCAGTGCCTTCTGTGATGCCCATCCAGACCACACTGTGGTGGTGTATGCCAATACCTCTGCTGCGGTTAAAGCCCGTGCCGATTGGGTGGTGACCTCAAGCATCGCACTTGAAATCGTTGAGCATCTAGACGCCGAAGATAAAAAAATTATTTGGGGCCCAGACCGTCATCTTGGCAGTTATATTGAGAAGCAGACCGGCGCAGAGATGTTGCTGTGGCAAGGCGAGTGCATCGTGCATGATGAATTTAAAGCCAAAGCCCTGCGTGAGCTAAAACTGCAATACCCAAATGCCGCAGTGTTAGTGCATCCAGAATCTCCAGCTAGTGTGGTAGAAGTGGCGGATGCAGTTGGCTCAACCAGCCAGTTGATTAAGGCGGCACAAACCTTACCTAATGACACTTTTATTGTGGCCACCGATAAGGGCATTTTTTATAAAATGCAGCAGGCCGCACCGGGTAAAACATTGATTGAAGCGCCTACCGGCGGTAACGGCGCGACTTGTCGCAGTTGCGCCCATTGTCCGTGGATGGCGATGAATGGTTTGCAAGCCATATATACGGCGTTGGCCTCTGAGCAAGCTAAAGCGCATGAAATCCATGTGGATGAGCAGCAACGAACTGGCGCCTTAGTGCCATTAACGCGCATGCTTGATTTTGCTTCAGAGCTGAAAATGCAGGTAAAAGGCAACGCTTAA
- a CDS encoding dihydrolipoyllysine-residue acetyltransferase, translated as MIKDFILPDIGEGVVECELMEWLIAEGDSIAEDQPVCEVMTDKALVQIPAPYAGLVTKLFYKQGEIAKVHQPLFSVQLADETLSDVVTAAAVVEPATQSLSAPSVIGQASGGALQDFLLPDIGEGIVECELVEWLVTEGEAIQEDQPVCDVMTDKALVQIPAMSAGVVTKLYWQKGDIAKVHAPLYQIQLAQSESSAAVVSESAATQTAQVSQTTAASSSADVVRSGKAVASPAVRRMARSYDVDIALVAGSGKHGRVYKEDITRYLESAAPEAVKPAATSTVAKTIVDAPIQAAVNAAADRVQPIKGVQAAMAKQMSESVATIPHFTYCEEIDMTALVKLRERLKSKYSNDERKLTLMPFIMKSLSLALNEFPIINSQVNAACTELTYKSRHNIGMAVDSKVGLLVPNIKDVQQKSILQLATDITRLTNAARSGRLAADDMKDGTITISNIGVIGGTVATPIINKPEVAIVALGKIQRLPRFDANGNVEARDLMQISWSGDHRVIDGATMARFCNLWKQYLESPEEMIVAL; from the coding sequence ATGATTAAGGATTTTATTCTTCCTGATATCGGCGAAGGTGTTGTTGAATGTGAGCTGATGGAGTGGCTGATTGCTGAAGGCGATAGCATTGCGGAAGATCAGCCGGTGTGCGAAGTCATGACCGATAAAGCCTTGGTGCAGATCCCTGCGCCTTATGCTGGGCTAGTGACCAAGCTCTTCTATAAACAAGGTGAAATCGCCAAAGTGCACCAGCCACTCTTTTCGGTGCAATTGGCTGATGAAACTTTGAGTGATGTCGTTACTGCTGCAGCAGTGGTTGAACCAGCGACTCAGTCGCTAAGCGCCCCATCGGTAATCGGCCAAGCATCAGGTGGCGCGTTGCAAGATTTCCTTCTGCCCGATATTGGTGAAGGGATTGTTGAATGTGAGTTGGTTGAATGGTTGGTTACTGAAGGTGAAGCGATTCAAGAAGATCAGCCTGTATGCGATGTGATGACTGACAAAGCCTTGGTGCAAATCCCTGCGATGTCTGCAGGCGTGGTTACCAAGCTTTATTGGCAAAAAGGTGACATTGCCAAAGTTCACGCACCGCTGTATCAAATCCAATTGGCGCAATCAGAGAGTTCTGCCGCTGTAGTGTCTGAGTCAGCAGCGACTCAAACTGCGCAAGTTTCGCAAACAACGGCTGCATCATCTTCGGCTGACGTTGTGCGTTCAGGTAAAGCGGTTGCAAGCCCGGCAGTAAGACGGATGGCGCGTAGCTATGATGTTGATATCGCCTTAGTGGCGGGCAGCGGTAAACACGGTCGTGTGTATAAAGAGGATATTACTCGCTACCTCGAAAGCGCTGCGCCCGAGGCTGTGAAGCCAGCGGCAACGAGCACTGTCGCTAAGACGATTGTTGATGCGCCCATTCAAGCAGCGGTGAATGCTGCTGCGGATCGCGTGCAGCCGATTAAGGGCGTGCAAGCAGCAATGGCTAAGCAGATGAGTGAATCAGTTGCGACAATTCCGCATTTCACTTACTGTGAAGAGATCGACATGACCGCATTAGTGAAGTTACGTGAACGGCTGAAATCAAAATACAGTAACGATGAACGTAAGTTGACCTTGATGCCATTTATCATGAAATCTTTGTCGTTGGCGTTAAATGAATTCCCGATCATCAATAGTCAGGTAAATGCCGCATGTACCGAGCTGACCTATAAATCTCGGCATAATATCGGCATGGCGGTGGACTCTAAAGTTGGCTTATTGGTGCCCAATATCAAAGATGTACAACAGAAATCGATTTTACAGCTGGCAACCGATATTACTCGCTTAACCAATGCCGCGCGTTCTGGTCGGCTTGCGGCTGACGATATGAAAGATGGCACCATTACCATTTCCAACATTGGAGTGATTGGTGGAACAGTTGCAACGCCGATCATCAATAAGCCTGAAGTGGCCATTGTTGCGCTCGGAAAAATCCAACGGTTACCGAGATTTGATGCCAACGGTAATGTCGAAGCTCGCGATCTCATGCAGATCAGTTGGTCTGGCGATCACCGTGTGATTGATGGCGCTACCATGGCGCGATTCTGTAATTTGTGGAAGCAGTACTTAGAATCGCCAGAAGAGATGATAGTCGCGCTGTAA
- a CDS encoding alpha-ketoacid dehydrogenase subunit beta encodes MAKMNMLQAINQALTLEMERNDRMLVFGEDVGHFGGVFRATSGLQDKFGKDRCFNTPLTEQGIAGFANGLASNGMTPVAEIQFADYIFPAFDQIVNEAAKFRFRSGNQFNVGGLTIRTPYGGGIAGGHYHSQSPEAYFTQVAGLKVVVPRNAYQAKGLLLASIRDNNPVVFFEPKRLYRASVNDVPEEDYEIPLGQAEVIQDGTDVTVLAWGAQVEVVQKACDMAKEAGISCELIDLRTLAPWDVEAVAKSVIKTGRLVINHEAPLTGGFAGEIAATIQQECFLYLESPIMRVCGLDTPYPLVHEKEYMPDAFKTFEAIKASVNY; translated from the coding sequence ATGGCCAAAATGAACATGTTACAGGCGATTAACCAAGCACTGACGTTGGAGATGGAGCGCAATGACCGCATGCTTGTTTTCGGCGAAGATGTTGGCCATTTCGGCGGGGTTTTTCGTGCAACTTCTGGGCTGCAAGATAAGTTTGGTAAGGACCGCTGTTTCAATACGCCGCTCACGGAGCAGGGGATTGCGGGGTTTGCCAACGGTTTAGCGTCCAACGGCATGACGCCAGTGGCTGAAATTCAGTTTGCTGATTACATCTTTCCCGCATTTGACCAAATCGTGAATGAAGCGGCGAAATTTCGGTTCCGCTCTGGTAATCAATTTAACGTTGGCGGCTTAACCATTCGCACCCCATACGGCGGTGGTATTGCCGGTGGTCACTATCACTCGCAATCACCTGAGGCATATTTTACTCAGGTCGCTGGTCTCAAAGTGGTGGTGCCGCGTAATGCTTATCAAGCGAAAGGCTTACTGTTAGCCAGTATTCGCGATAACAACCCCGTGGTGTTTTTTGAACCGAAACGTCTATACCGCGCTTCAGTAAATGATGTACCTGAAGAAGATTACGAAATCCCTTTAGGCCAAGCTGAAGTCATTCAGGATGGTACTGATGTGACCGTATTGGCGTGGGGCGCACAAGTCGAAGTGGTGCAAAAAGCCTGCGATATGGCAAAAGAAGCCGGGATCAGTTGTGAACTCATTGACCTGCGCACACTTGCACCATGGGATGTTGAAGCCGTGGCGAAATCAGTGATTAAAACTGGCCGCTTGGTCATTAACCACGAAGCACCGCTCACTGGCGGTTTTGCCGGTGAAATTGCGGCGACGATTCAACAAGAATGCTTTTTGTATTTGGAATCGCCGATTATGCGGGTGTGTGGTTTAGATACACCATATCCATTGGTGCATGAAAAAGAATACATGCCTGATGCATTCAAGACCTTTGAAGCAATCAAAGCCTCAGTAAATTATTAG
- a CDS encoding thiamine pyrophosphate-dependent dehydrogenase E1 component subunit alpha, which translates to MSQSNFSEAVIHRATFIERDSLTIPILKILQADGTTYEDAVLPQIDQQLSQRIFDACIFTRVLDERMLAAQRQGRISFYMTCTGEEAAVLGSVAALDDGDVILAQYREHAALRYRGFSTQQYMDQLFSNEQDLGKGRQMPIHYGINALNFQTISSPLATQIPQASGVGYSLKLQQKPNVAICYFGEGAASEGDFHAGLNMASVHKVPVIFFCRNNGYAISTPTEEQYAGNGIASRGLGYGMHTIRVDGNDMLAVLAATQQARAYAVKHSAPVLIEAMTYRLGAHSSSDDPSGYRSKDEEAKWQQHDPVKRFKLWLIKEGWTTEADEQALYSKYRDEVLAAVKVAEKVPSPKIDLLIEDVYDQPPPRLKQQLEELKQHIAKYPKAYPKTAGRL; encoded by the coding sequence ATGAGTCAAAGTAACTTTTCTGAAGCAGTGATACATCGAGCGACTTTTATCGAGCGTGATTCACTGACCATTCCGATTTTAAAAATTCTACAGGCTGATGGCACCACCTACGAAGATGCCGTGCTGCCGCAAATCGATCAACAATTATCACAGCGGATTTTCGACGCCTGCATTTTTACCCGCGTGTTGGATGAACGAATGCTTGCCGCGCAACGTCAAGGCCGCATCAGCTTCTATATGACCTGTACTGGTGAAGAAGCCGCAGTACTTGGCAGTGTTGCAGCACTTGATGATGGCGATGTGATCCTAGCCCAATACCGTGAACACGCCGCATTGCGTTATCGCGGGTTTTCCACGCAGCAATATATGGATCAGCTGTTTAGTAATGAACAAGATTTGGGTAAAGGCCGTCAAATGCCGATCCATTACGGCATTAACGCGTTAAATTTCCAAACGATTTCTTCGCCTTTAGCGACGCAAATTCCGCAAGCTTCAGGTGTGGGTTACTCACTCAAATTGCAGCAAAAGCCGAATGTGGCTATCTGCTATTTTGGTGAGGGCGCCGCATCAGAAGGGGATTTTCACGCGGGGTTAAACATGGCGTCGGTGCATAAAGTGCCGGTGATCTTCTTCTGTCGTAACAACGGTTACGCCATCTCTACGCCTACTGAAGAGCAATACGCTGGTAATGGCATCGCCAGTCGCGGCTTAGGCTATGGCATGCACACCATTCGCGTTGATGGCAATGATATGTTGGCGGTGCTGGCTGCCACACAGCAGGCACGCGCGTATGCGGTGAAGCACTCTGCACCCGTGTTGATTGAAGCCATGACTTATCGGCTCGGCGCTCATTCATCGTCAGACGATCCATCCGGCTATCGTTCCAAAGATGAAGAGGCAAAATGGCAACAGCACGATCCGGTTAAGCGCTTCAAACTTTGGCTCATCAAAGAAGGCTGGACCACCGAGGCGGACGAGCAAGCGCTGTACAGCAAGTATCGAGATGAAGTGCTGGCAGCAGTGAAAGTGGCTGAAAAAGTGCCTTCGCCAAAAATCGATTTGTTGATTGAAGATGTATATGACCAACCGCCCCCAAGACTGAAACAGCAACTTGAGGAGCTGAAACAGCACATCGCCAAATATCCAAAAGCCTATCCAAAAACAGCAGGGAGACTGTAA
- the astE gene encoding succinylglutamate desuccinylase yields MTAKLCPLTDFLAFTLANTSVPNTLGYADFSAEFIARGIVQLTPKQPSSTDIVLSCGIHGNETAPIELCNQLLAEIARGELQLRQRLLLILGNPEAMLAETRFVDENLNRLFCGTHQIGPCNIERQRAAIIETAVAGFFADATRARIHWDLHTAIRGSEHEKFAVCPYQPERGYRQQTLALLAEASIEAFLFNHAAAHTFSYHSAHLFNADAFTVELGKVAPFGANDLTKLEKMACVLRKLIAAESINVGAERLAKTAFYQVRRVINKDHDSFRFSFSDDTANFTRFKQGDLIASSEQQSIFCDTAIEAIVFPNAKVPVGQRAALCVVPVPLAQVCM; encoded by the coding sequence ATGACTGCCAAGCTTTGCCCTCTAACTGATTTTCTTGCCTTTACCCTGGCCAATACTTCAGTGCCTAACACACTGGGATATGCTGATTTTAGTGCCGAATTTATCGCACGTGGCATAGTGCAACTTACGCCAAAACAACCAAGTTCAACGGATATTGTGCTTTCCTGTGGTATTCACGGTAATGAAACCGCCCCAATTGAGCTGTGTAATCAATTGTTGGCTGAAATTGCCCGCGGCGAGCTGCAACTTAGACAAAGATTGCTGCTGATTTTGGGTAACCCTGAGGCAATGTTGGCAGAAACTCGCTTTGTCGATGAAAACCTGAATCGGCTGTTTTGTGGCACCCATCAAATCGGCCCTTGCAACATCGAGCGTCAGCGTGCGGCAATCATTGAAACCGCTGTCGCAGGCTTTTTTGCTGACGCAACACGCGCTCGCATTCATTGGGATCTTCACACGGCGATTCGCGGTTCCGAGCACGAAAAATTTGCCGTTTGCCCGTATCAGCCTGAACGCGGTTATCGGCAACAAACGTTAGCTTTGTTGGCCGAAGCCAGCATTGAAGCATTTCTGTTTAATCATGCAGCTGCTCATACATTCAGCTATCACAGTGCCCATCTATTTAATGCGGATGCATTTACCGTAGAGTTAGGTAAAGTAGCGCCATTTGGTGCTAACGATCTGACTAAACTTGAAAAAATGGCCTGCGTGCTGCGTAAGCTTATTGCTGCTGAATCGATAAATGTGGGCGCTGAACGCTTAGCCAAAACGGCTTTTTATCAGGTACGTCGTGTGATAAATAAAGATCATGACAGTTTTAGATTTAGTTTTAGCGATGATACCGCCAACTTTACCCGTTTCAAACAAGGCGATTTGATTGCAAGCAGCGAACAGCAAAGTATTTTTTGTGACACAGCAATCGAAGCGATTGTGTTTCCAAATGCTAAGGTACCCGTCGGCCAACGCGCGGCACTTTGTGTAGTTCCAGTACCGTTAGCGCAAGTGTGTATGTAA
- the msrA gene encoding peptide-methionine (S)-S-oxide reductase MsrA: MALATFGAGCFWGVEYFFRQVPGVINATSGYMGGDNNATTYKEVKTGTTGHAEVVQVEYDESQVSYDDLLEVFWKNHNPTSLNKQGADMGTQYRSVVFFHDKTQKAQAEASKLALMRSGKWGQRQIVTEIVPAQQFHRAEEYHQDYIQKNDLPSCHIEY, from the coding sequence ATGGCATTAGCCACATTTGGTGCAGGTTGTTTTTGGGGTGTTGAGTATTTTTTCCGTCAGGTACCCGGCGTGATTAACGCTACCAGCGGTTACATGGGCGGCGATAACAACGCCACCACCTATAAAGAGGTGAAAACCGGAACAACAGGTCACGCTGAAGTGGTTCAAGTTGAATACGATGAGTCTCAAGTTAGCTATGACGATCTACTTGAGGTTTTTTGGAAAAACCACAACCCAACCAGTCTAAACAAGCAAGGTGCCGATATGGGCACCCAGTACCGCAGCGTGGTATTTTTCCACGATAAAACCCAGAAGGCACAAGCTGAAGCGTCAAAATTGGCACTGATGCGCAGCGGCAAATGGGGACAACGCCAAATCGTTACCGAAATCGTGCCAGCGCAACAGTTTCATCGCGCGGAAGAATATCATCAGGACTATATTCAAAAGAACGATCTGCCAAGTTGCCACATAGAGTACTAA
- a CDS encoding AI-2E family transporter, protein MFEYIRRWYQARFSDPQALTLMFILVLLGVVILYAGSLLMPLLLALVFAYLLEWPVAKMAKIGINRTMAASLVLLVFVTVMLMITFGVIPSVWRQATAFIAELPKMLDKGVVMLQHLSHEYPQFISSAQIDTMIGEVKQLMDSEHMLNIIKQLLGYSASLLVLMVYAILVPLLVFFFLKDKDELIHGTRRFLPRDRELVKKVWLEMDQQIFNYIRGKIIELVIVGVVSYIFFALMGLNYAALLGVSVGISVLIPYVGATLVTLPIAAVAFFQWGASAEFGYLMLGYGVIQALDGNLLVPLLFSDAVDLHPVFIIAAVLVFGGLWGVWGVFFAIPLASLVKAVINVWPNEDEPRQHLTHP, encoded by the coding sequence ATGTTTGAATATATACGTCGTTGGTATCAGGCCCGCTTTAGCGATCCACAAGCGCTGACACTGATGTTTATTTTGGTGTTACTCGGGGTTGTTATCCTCTACGCCGGCAGTTTGTTGATGCCCCTTTTATTAGCCTTGGTATTTGCTTATCTGCTTGAATGGCCGGTGGCGAAAATGGCCAAGATAGGCATTAACCGCACCATGGCTGCATCGTTAGTGTTGCTGGTGTTCGTGACGGTCATGCTGATGATTACCTTTGGGGTGATCCCGAGTGTTTGGCGTCAGGCCACTGCGTTTATCGCTGAACTGCCAAAAATGCTCGATAAAGGTGTGGTGATGTTGCAGCATTTATCTCACGAGTATCCGCAATTTATCAGTAGCGCACAGATCGATACCATGATTGGCGAAGTGAAGCAGTTGATGGACTCTGAACACATGCTCAATATCATCAAGCAACTGCTGGGCTATTCAGCGTCGTTACTGGTGTTGATGGTATACGCGATTTTGGTGCCATTATTGGTGTTCTTCTTTCTTAAAGACAAAGACGAATTAATCCACGGTACTCGCCGCTTTTTACCGCGCGACCGTGAGCTAGTAAAGAAAGTTTGGTTAGAGATGGACCAACAAATTTTCAACTATATTCGTGGCAAAATCATTGAGTTAGTGATTGTGGGCGTGGTCAGTTATATCTTCTTCGCCTTGATGGGACTCAACTATGCTGCATTGTTAGGCGTTTCTGTGGGAATCTCGGTGCTGATCCCTTATGTGGGAGCGACCTTGGTGACCTTGCCAATTGCCGCTGTGGCCTTCTTCCAATGGGGCGCGAGTGCTGAATTTGGTTATTTGATGCTGGGTTACGGTGTAATTCAAGCGTTAGACGGCAACTTATTGGTGCCGTTGTTGTTCTCTGATGCTGTTGACCTTCATCCGGTGTTTATCATTGCCGCGGTGTTGGTTTTTGGTGGCCTGTGGGGCGTATGGGGCGTGTTCTTTGCGATTCCGTTGGCGTCGTTGGTGAAAGCAGTCATTAATGTATGGCCCAATGAAGATGAACCTCGGCAGCATCTCACTCATCCATAA